A region of the Hyperolius riggenbachi isolate aHypRig1 chromosome 9, aHypRig1.pri, whole genome shotgun sequence genome:
GCCCacgatcaatattttttttttagaactttGACGTCAGGAGTTGGTAGTAAGGTCTTATGTCTGCATAGAACAGTGCACAGCTTCACAAGGTATTTTTAAACTTGAAAAGAGTTCGACTTAGAATTAACATTAAtcagcataataataataataataataatattaataataatgatgattgcTTTCAGAATTTGCCTTGGTCAGTTTTGGGCTTAAATACCAAAAATAGGATCCTGCCTGCAACATGCTTGGCGGTTTCCCATCACTGATCGACTTCCCTACATATCTTCCCTGCCTGTATCTGGTGGTAGGTGGGGGAGAGTAACAGGACTGCTGCTCAGGGGCGGTCTATACAATTACTGCGGAGTGTATGCGGGAGCTAGAGTGTAACAGGACTGATGCTAAGGGGCAGTCTGTACAATTACTGCAGAGTGTAAGCGGTGGGAGGCAGAGTGTAACAGGACTGATGCTAAGGGGCAGTCTGTACAATTACTGCAGAGTGTAAGCAGTGGGAGGTGGAGTGTAACAGGACTGATGCTCAAGGGCAGTCTGTACAATTACTGTGCAGTGTAAAGGGTGGGAGGCGGAGTGTAACAGAACTGACGCTCAGGGGCAGTCTATACAATTACTGCAGAGTGTAAGCGGTGGGAGGCGGAGTGTAACAGGACTGCTGCTCAGGGGCAGTCTGTACAATTACTGTGGAGTGTAAGCGGTGGGAGGTGGAGAGTATCAGGACTGATGCTCAGGGGCAGTCTGTACAATTACTGCGGAGTGTAAGCGGAGGGAGGCAGAGTGTAACAGGACTGCTGCTCAGGGGCAGTCTATACAATTACTGTGGAGTGTAAGCAGTGGGAGGCAGAGTGTAACAGGACTGCTGCTCAGGGGCAGTCTGTACAATTACTGTGGAGTGTAAGCGGTGGGAGGCAGAGTGTAACAGGACTGCTGCTCGGGGGCAGTCTGTACAATTACTGTGGAGTGTAAGCAGTAGGAGGCAGAGTGTAACAGGACTGCTGCTCAGGGGCAGTCTGTTCAATTACTGCGTAGTGTAGGCAGTGGGAGGCGGAGTGTAACAGGACTGATGCGCGGGGCAGTCTGTACAATTACTGTGGTGTGTAAGCAGTGGGAGGTGGAGTGTAACAGGACTGATGCTCAGGGGCAGTCTGTGCAATTACTGCAGAATGTAAGCAGTAGGAGGCAGAGTGTAACAGGACTGCTGCTCAGGGGCAGTCTATACATTTACTGCGGAGTGTAAGCGGTGGGAGGCAGAGTGTATCAGGACTGATACTCAGGGGCAGTCTGTACAATTACTGCAGAATGTAAGCGGTGGGAGGCGGAGTGTAACAGGACTGCTGCTCAGAAGCAGTCTGTACAATTACTGCGGAGTGTAAGCGGTGGGAGGTGGAGAGTATCAGGACTGATGCTCAGGGGCAGTCTGTACAATTAGTGTGGAGTGCAAGCGGTGGGAGGCGGAGTGCAACAGGACTGCTGCTCAGGGGCAGTCTGTACAATTACTGTGGAGTGTAAGTGGTGGGAGGCGGAGTGTAACAGGACTGATGCTCAGGGGCAGTCCTGCAGAGTGTAAGCGGTAGGAAGCAGAGTGTAACAGGACTGCTGCTCAGGGGCAGTCTATACAATTACTGCGGAGTGTAAGCGGTGGGAGACGGAGTGTAACAGGACTGATGCTCAGGGGCCGTCTTTACTGTTACTCAGGAATGTGAGTGAtgggaggcagaggagagtagcAACTGCTGCTTAGGGGCAGTCTTTACTATTACTCTGGGAAGGGTAGGCACAGTTTAATCCCCATAGGTCTGCTCCATATATATCGCTCATCGGGCCCCATTCACATCTCCATCACCCTCCCGGACCCTCACTATGTATGCCCAGTGGGGCCATCTTCAGACACAGCTGGTGAGGGGTTtgggggggaatggggggggggcttaacTATGGGATCTGAGCCATCCCCCCCCTCATAATAAAAACTTTAAGGTCCTGGGACCACCCAGTGACCACCAATCCCAGACACAGGATGGCAGAGAAGTAGGGCCATGATAATCAGTCCAGCCAGCGACTGTGCCGTGGCAACCGAGCATTGTATGCTGGCACAGCCACCTTGGTATATGGTTTCTCTTGGTGGGCAGATATGATCACATCCAGATTTCTAGGCTATGGAGGAAGCTTCAGCTCTTCCTGTAAGACCTGCCGGCGGCCCGTATAGGAGGGGCTCCCGGGAACGTACTGTATCAGAGTCCTCCTGCTGTTGTCCATGCAGGTCTTCAGGTCTTCCAGCACTCGGAGACACTCATCCATCTGTGGCACGTTCCCGTCCAGGAACGGGTAATGGTGGACGACGACGTCCTGCTTGCTGTATTCTTGTAGTAAGGTGGGCACCCGATACATCTTGAGCTCGGCCAAAGTGCAAAATACAAACACGTCCTGGATCCCGAGCTCACGGATTTCCTCTGCAAAGACATCATAGATACAGGAAGTGAcgatacaggaagtgactatacatTCAGTGCTCTCCTGTGGCCACGTCATTCTCAAAGTCACCTAAGGGTAAGATCTTTCAGAAAATAATCTGTGTGAGGCTAGGTGCATACATAACATGAAAACCTGCCTTTTATGTCATgcttcattttatgttgtgtgtgGTTTTGCTGCGTGTGCGGCTTTTTACACAGAtgagtttttcaagcgttttgatgcatttgcggttcgcatatacaaaacctatatgtgtttgtatgagttttacatgcgtttttttgcgatttatgcaaatcgctaggaagacaacaggaagcggaaatacatcacaaatttttttttaaagcagcaaacgcatgaaaaatgaatgaaaaaagcATActgtgtttccattgactttcattatttgCGTTTTTGAAGATCctctacaataaaacctaactgtccctgcggcatcctgtgtccctgtttttttttgcactgagcatgtgcgcagccagggcagttaggacacagggccggtgtGTCTGATTAGGCTGCCTGTTGATTTGCGCAGTAggagagactgtgcggccacatttcctattgaatgatgctgctggtggtaaaatacaatatatctccgctcccacacatcctacactccccaaactttcagggtagggagggaaccccccgaacgacctctatgccaaattgcagcctccgagacccgctggttcctgagatagattacagaaacctatctcctgaaccagcgggtctcaggggctgcaatttggtatagaggtagttcgggggggggggggggggggggggggtgtcccccctccctaccctgaaaatttggggagtgtaagaggtgttgaAGTGAAGAgaattagtattttacctccagaagcatcattaacttcacactgagcatgcgtgctactcaatgtacaagggagcttccgggcagcgcaatcagcgcCCGTTTTataacgggcgggcctttttactagttatgCAATaaaacatgcgtttttaaaaacgcatgttttAAATTGCATCGGAAACGCATATGCGGTTTTATATGCTTTTCtttctgcggcccatagacttccattagcggcaaaaacagcgttttccgcaacgctagcgtttctgctatgtgtgcacccagcctaacggtcaaatctctctctgatcgaatctgatcaaagagatctgttggctgcccgtaCACCGCAGGCAGATTTCCGATCaatatcagcatgaaatctctcgggaattggTTGAGCCTCGCCGCAGATCCTCTAGTGTATAAACGTGCATGCATGTGTGcgtctatacattacctgtcctgtgtcacggtgcccgTCAGTCTTCCGAATCTGCCGCTCTTCAATCAGCCCCATACACGCCACCAAcatggcgcatgtgtgatgtcacccaCGCACCGGTGTGATGTCACCCACGCACCGgtgtgctatacaccagtggtgtgTACGGGGCTAACCGGAGAGCGGCAGATTTGGAAGGGGGATGGGCTCCATGACACAGGACCGGTAGTGTATAAAGGCACACATACATGCACGTTTATACACTAGTCTCGGGGGTTTCGTCACTGTCTATGCTCGTCGTTACCGCACTCGACTGACCATGATTGCCCGGcattttgcagcatgtccgaccgataTATATAAACTAAGTTCAGTCAAATAGAGATGAAAAGACTGTTCAgagtctctgatgaagcagggcaagtcccccccccccccccccctgctgtaaTCCATATGTGTCTACCCAGCCACAAATGAAGGGtcttttagcagctgtgcccatctcttTTCATCTCTATTTGACTTTTCAAACTATTGGGCATGCATATGgcacagatttttatctgattataATCGATGGAAGTGACATAACAGGCGGGTGACTGCAGAGATCTCAGTATACACTCAGAAGGAATCACCTACCTATATTCTGCAGCAGGTTACGTCGGATGTCTTTGAATTTGCATCCTGAAAACACAGAAGCAAAGCAATGAACAACAGAACAAAGATGGAGACTATTTTTTGCTCTAtttaaccccttaaggaccggctgccTTCCCCCCCTTAAAGGAagcctaaactgaaaaaaaaaatgagtttcacttacggggggcatctactagccccctgcagccatcctgtgccctcacagtcactcatggctcttctggtcccccgctgccagctagtttagttttttccgactgggagtcggccggcatgCGTACCttgttacgcattcccgctggtgcaggaagctatcgcggacatcaacaagtacatttttacgcattatggTTAAAATGTTATGCATTGCACCCGtaaccggccgactcccagtcggcaaaaacaaaactagctggcagcgggggaccagaagagccatgagtgactgcgagggcacaggatggctgcagggggctggtagattccccaggtaattaaaactttttttttggttttttggtttttttttttttttttttttaaaggacaggcattttacatgcggggtggggaggtcaggcagctggatccctgCTGGGGTTTGCTGGGCATGGTGttcccccctgcctacagatgTCCTCCCCTTTTTCgctagcagcctttactcacctcccaggctccagcgatgagcagctgtagaCACCTCCGCTCCCGCTGGCTTCCCGGCTCCTACTGACGCTAAGTGCCAGGTccctgcttgatgacatcatcaagccgggacccggcacttagcgtcaatacagcagggatgctggccagagcggaggggagtgcCGATCGTCGGGGGAAcaacaggaaggtgagtggatcctcttccttcccccctccccctcccgccgcagctctgtaagtgatcactatgattagCCAGCGATTATAGTGATCACATgagcagcagccatacgcgaaggctgctgatcactgaggggagatgtcacctgtcatatgacagcttaatctaccctctccggtgcgcacgatcgggACGGTTAGTTAGTGCGGACGTTGActcaacgtccagtcagggcggcagcaccacctgctggacgtagattcaaactacgtcggtccccaaaaggttaagtaAAAGTATGAAATATACCTGGGAGAGGACTGATGCCCAATATCACCGCATACTGGACGGGCTCCAGGCTAAGCctgcaagaggaagacacagatgAGCACTGCATGAACACACAATGCACCTGGCTGTtttgcttgttttattttgctgcttgaaagagttaatttctaggcatggaagtgacagcttctgtcttgtcggtaacttgttgggattatagtaatcatcactgataagcaaattgcagccataaaagttttcctggcagaataccacttctgaggacaggggagagataaaatacatgaactattgacctttttctaactctgggacacttaataggctgccactgagagagaccgtaaaacattcaacctactttgcaaatgtttaaatataaaagaaaaccctgggatacttaaagggatactgtaggggggtcgggggaaaatgagctgaacttacccggggcttctaatggtcccccgcagacatcctgtgcccgcgcagccgctcaccgatgctccggccccgcctccggttcacttctggaatttctgactttaaagtcagaaaaccactgcgcctgcgttgccgtgtcctcgatcccgctgatgtcatcaagagcgcacggcgcaggcccagtatggtctgtgtctgcgcagtacacttctggtgacatcagcgggagcgaggacacgacaacgcaggcgcagtggttttctgactttaaagtctgaaattccagaagtgaaccggaggcggggccggagcattggggagtggctgcgccaacacaggatgtctgcggggggccattagaagccccgggtaagttcagctc
Encoded here:
- the CDKN3 gene encoding cyclin-dependent kinase inhibitor 3; translation: MGPSEFDSSDEEPTEVEVTQFEVSWLSLEPVQYAVILGISPLPGCKFKDIRRNLLQNIEEIRELGIQDVFVFCTLAELKMYRVPTLLQEYSKQDVVVHHYPFLDGNVPQMDECLRVLEDLKTCMDNSRRTLIHCYGGLGRSCLIAACLLMHLNESVTSQEAISLVRAVRGPGAIQTIKQYNFINEFRENVTTCPSSSDENNRALSR